One Cedecea neteri DNA segment encodes these proteins:
- the bamE gene encoding outer membrane protein assembly factor BamE, with protein MRCKMLTAAAAVLLMLTAGCSTLERVVYRPDINQGNYLAPNDVSKLRVGMTQQQVAYTLGTPMMSDPFGTNTWFYVFRQQPGHENVTQQTLTLTFNSSGVLTNIDNKPALTKGE; from the coding sequence ATGCGTTGTAAAATGCTGACTGCTGCCGCAGCGGTTCTTCTGATGTTGACCGCAGGCTGTTCCACTCTGGAGCGAGTGGTTTACCGCCCAGACATCAACCAGGGTAACTATCTGGCCCCCAATGACGTGTCCAAACTCCGCGTTGGCATGACCCAGCAGCAGGTGGCCTACACCCTCGGGACGCCAATGATGTCCGATCCATTCGGCACCAATACCTGGTTCTATGTCTTCCGCCAGCAGCCGGGCCACGAGAACGTGACTCAGCAGACGCTGACCCTGACCTTTAACAGCAGCGGCGTGCTGACCAACATCGACAACAAACCGGCCCTGACCAAAGGGGAATAA
- a CDS encoding type II toxin-antitoxin system RatA family toxin yields the protein MPQISRTALVPYSAEQMYQLVNDVNSYPEFLPGCTGSRVIDASANQMTAAVDVSKAGISKTFTTRNILTDNQSILMHLVDGPFKKLMGGWKFTPLSEDACRIEFQLDFEFTNKLIELAFGRIFKELAGSMVQAFTTRAKEVYRVA from the coding sequence ATGCCGCAGATTAGCCGTACTGCTTTGGTGCCCTACAGCGCCGAGCAGATGTACCAGTTAGTAAACGACGTGAATTCGTACCCGGAATTTTTACCTGGCTGCACCGGTAGCCGGGTGATTGACGCATCGGCGAATCAGATGACGGCGGCGGTCGACGTTTCAAAAGCTGGGATCAGCAAAACTTTTACCACCCGAAATATCCTGACCGACAATCAAAGCATCCTGATGCATCTGGTGGATGGCCCCTTCAAAAAGCTGATGGGCGGCTGGAAGTTCACGCCGCTCAGCGAAGATGCCTGCCGGATTGAGTTCCAGCTTGATTTCGAATTTACCAATAAGCTGATTGAGCTGGCCTTTGGCCGTATCTTTAAAGAGCTTGCCGGCAGCATGGTCCAGGCATTCACCACCCGCGCCAAAGAGGTTTACCGTGTCGCGTGA
- a CDS encoding HlyC/CorC family transporter has protein sequence MEHISTTTLIVTLIIMVVVSAYFSGSETGMMTLNRYRLRHRAKQGNRAAKRVEKLLRKPDRLISLVLIGNNLVNILASALATIVGIRLYGNAGVAIATGVLTFVVLVFAEVLPKTIAALYPEKVAYPSSWLLGPLQFLMMPLVWLLNTITRLLMRMVGIKVDNIISTALSKDELRTIVHESRSQISRRNQDMLLSVLDLEKVSVDDIMVPRNEIVGININDDWKSIVRQLTHSPHGRIVLYRDSLDDAIGMLRVREAYRLMTEKKEFTKEVMLRSADEIYFVPEGTPLSVQLVKFQRNKKKVGLVVDEYGDIQGLVTVEDILEEIVGDFTTSMSPTLAEEVTPQNDGSVIIEGSANVRELNKAFNWTLPEDDARTVNGMILEEIQEIPAAGTRIRLSQYDIDILDVQDNMIKQVRVTPVKPLRQSVEQ, from the coding sequence TTGGAACACATCTCAACCACCACGCTGATCGTCACCCTGATCATCATGGTGGTGGTGTCCGCGTACTTCTCCGGTTCAGAAACCGGCATGATGACGCTAAACCGCTACCGCCTGCGCCACCGCGCCAAACAGGGCAACCGGGCAGCGAAGCGCGTTGAAAAACTCCTGCGTAAACCAGACCGCCTGATCAGCCTGGTGTTAATCGGGAATAACCTGGTCAATATTCTGGCTTCTGCATTAGCGACTATCGTCGGCATCCGCCTATACGGTAACGCAGGCGTGGCAATAGCGACCGGTGTTTTAACCTTTGTTGTGCTGGTGTTTGCCGAAGTCCTGCCTAAAACCATCGCCGCGCTGTATCCCGAAAAAGTTGCCTATCCAAGCAGTTGGCTGCTCGGCCCACTGCAGTTTCTGATGATGCCGCTGGTCTGGCTGCTGAATACCATCACCCGTCTGCTGATGCGCATGGTTGGCATCAAGGTCGATAACATTATTAGCACCGCGCTCAGCAAAGACGAGCTGCGAACCATCGTGCATGAATCCCGCTCGCAAATTTCGCGGCGCAACCAGGATATGTTGCTGTCGGTCCTGGATCTGGAAAAGGTCAGCGTCGATGACATCATGGTGCCGCGAAACGAAATCGTTGGCATCAATATTAATGACGACTGGAAGTCCATCGTCCGCCAGTTAACGCACTCCCCGCACGGCCGCATTGTGCTGTACCGCGACAGTCTGGATGATGCTATCGGCATGCTGCGCGTCCGCGAAGCCTACCGGCTAATGACCGAGAAAAAAGAGTTCACCAAAGAGGTGATGCTCCGTTCCGCCGATGAGATTTACTTTGTGCCGGAAGGCACCCCGCTCAGCGTGCAGTTGGTGAAATTCCAGCGCAATAAAAAGAAAGTTGGTCTGGTGGTAGATGAATACGGCGATATCCAGGGCCTGGTAACCGTAGAAGATATTCTGGAAGAGATCGTCGGTGACTTCACCACGTCCATGTCCCCAACGCTTGCGGAAGAAGTGACCCCGCAAAACGACGGCTCGGTCATCATTGAAGGCAGCGCCAACGTGCGTGAACTCAATAAAGCCTTTAACTGGACGCTGCCGGAAGACGACGCCCGCACGGTAAACGGGATGATTCTGGAAGAGATTCAGGAAATCCCGGCCGCAGGAACCCGCATCCGGCTCAGTCAATACGACATCGATATCCTCGACGTACAGGACAACATGATTAAGCAGGTGCGCGTCACGCCGGTGAAGCCGCTACGGCAAAGCGTTGAGCAATAG
- the ffh gene encoding signal recognition particle protein, with product MFDNLTDRLSRTLRNISGRGRLTEENVKETLREVRMALLEADVALPVVRDFINRVKEKAVGHEVNKSLTPGQEFVKIVRAELVSAMGEENSSLNLAAQPPAVVLMAGLQGAGKTTSVGKLGKFLREKQKKKVLVVSADVYRPAAIKQLETLAQQVEVDFFPSDAQQKPVDIVNAALKEAKLKFYDVLLVDTAGRLHVDEAMMDEIKQVHAAIKPVETLFVVDAMTGQDAANTAKAFNEALPLTGVVLTKVDGDARGGAALSIRHITGKPIKFLGVGEKTEALEPFHPDRIASRILGMGDVLSLIEDIESKVDRAQAEKLASKLKKGDGFDLTDFLEQLKQMKNMGGMASMMSKLPGMGQLPDNVKSQMDDKVLVRMEAIISSMTLKERAQPDIIKGSRKRRIAQGSGMQVQDVNRLLKQFDDMQRMMKKMKKGGMAKMMRGMKGMMPPGFPGR from the coding sequence ATGTTTGATAATTTAACAGACCGTCTGTCGCGTACCCTGCGCAATATTAGCGGCCGTGGGCGGCTAACCGAAGAAAACGTTAAAGAGACGCTGCGCGAAGTGCGCATGGCGCTGCTGGAGGCGGACGTTGCGTTGCCGGTAGTGCGTGATTTTATCAACCGCGTTAAAGAAAAAGCGGTGGGGCATGAAGTCAATAAAAGCCTGACCCCGGGCCAGGAGTTCGTCAAAATCGTTCGCGCTGAACTGGTTTCCGCGATGGGCGAAGAGAACAGCAGCCTGAACCTGGCGGCGCAGCCACCGGCAGTCGTGCTGATGGCGGGTCTGCAGGGTGCCGGTAAAACTACCAGCGTCGGTAAGTTAGGTAAATTCCTGCGCGAAAAGCAGAAGAAAAAAGTGTTGGTGGTTTCAGCGGACGTTTATCGCCCGGCGGCGATTAAACAGCTGGAAACCCTGGCTCAGCAGGTTGAAGTGGACTTCTTCCCGTCTGACGCTCAGCAAAAACCTGTCGATATCGTTAACGCTGCGCTGAAAGAAGCGAAGCTGAAGTTCTACGACGTGCTGCTGGTGGATACCGCCGGTCGTTTGCACGTTGACGAAGCGATGATGGACGAAATCAAACAGGTTCATGCCGCAATTAAGCCGGTAGAAACGCTGTTTGTGGTCGATGCCATGACCGGTCAGGATGCGGCGAATACCGCGAAGGCGTTCAACGAAGCGCTGCCGCTGACCGGCGTGGTGCTGACTAAAGTGGACGGCGACGCCCGCGGCGGTGCAGCGCTGTCGATTCGCCATATCACCGGCAAGCCAATCAAATTCCTCGGCGTTGGGGAGAAAACCGAAGCGCTGGAGCCGTTCCACCCGGACCGTATTGCCTCCCGTATCCTCGGCATGGGCGACGTGCTGTCGCTGATTGAAGATATCGAAAGTAAGGTTGACCGCGCGCAGGCTGAGAAACTCGCCAGCAAGCTGAAAAAAGGCGACGGCTTCGACCTGACCGACTTCCTTGAACAGCTCAAACAGATGAAAAACATGGGCGGCATGGCAAGCATGATGAGCAAGCTGCCGGGCATGGGTCAGTTACCGGACAACGTTAAATCCCAGATGGACGACAAAGTGCTGGTGCGTATGGAGGCGATCATCAGCTCGATGACGCTGAAAGAACGCGCCCAGCCGGACATCATTAAAGGTTCCCGCAAGCGCCGTATCGCGCAGGGTTCCGGCATGCAGGTACAGGACGTTAACCGTCTGCTGAAGCAGTTTGATGACATGCAGCGCATGATGAAGAAAATGAAGAAAGGCGGCATGGCCAAAATGATGCGTGGTATGAAAGGGATGATGCCGCCAGGTTTCCCTGGCCGCTAA
- the rpsP gene encoding 30S ribosomal protein S16, with amino-acid sequence MVTIRLARHGAKKRPFYQVVVTDSRNARNGRFIERVGFFNPIANEKEEGVRLDLDRVAHWVGQGATVSDRVAALIKEAKKAA; translated from the coding sequence ATGGTAACTATTCGTTTAGCACGTCACGGCGCTAAAAAGCGTCCGTTCTACCAGGTTGTCGTTACTGATAGCCGTAATGCACGTAACGGTCGCTTCATTGAGCGCGTTGGTTTCTTCAACCCTATCGCTAACGAGAAAGAAGAAGGCGTTCGCCTGGATCTGGATCGCGTAGCTCATTGGGTTGGCCAGGGCGCAACCGTTTCTGATCGCGTTGCTGCGCTGATCAAAGAAGCTAAGAAAGCAGCTTAA
- the nadK gene encoding NAD(+) kinase, with amino-acid sequence MNKHFNCIGIVGHPRHPTALTTHEMLYRWLCAKGYEVMVEQQIAQELNLKQVKTGTLAEIGQQADLAVVVGGDGNMLGAARVLARYDIKVIGINRGNLGFLTDLDPDNAQQQLADVLEGHYITERRFLLEAQVCQHDTPTRLSTAINEVVLHPGKVAHMIEFEVYIDEIFAFSQRSDGLIISTPTGSTAYSLSAGGPILTPSLDAITLVPMFPHTLSARPLVINSSSTIRLRFSHMRSDLEISCDSQIALPIQEGEDVLIRRCDYHLNLIHPKDYSYFNTLSSKLGWSKKLF; translated from the coding sequence ATGAACAAACATTTCAACTGCATCGGTATTGTCGGGCACCCGCGTCACCCCACCGCTCTGACCACGCATGAAATGCTCTATCGCTGGCTGTGCGCCAAAGGCTATGAAGTGATGGTGGAACAGCAAATCGCCCAGGAGCTTAACCTAAAACAGGTAAAAACCGGCACGCTGGCGGAGATAGGCCAGCAGGCTGACTTAGCCGTGGTCGTCGGCGGGGATGGCAATATGCTGGGTGCCGCTCGGGTGCTCGCCCGCTATGACATCAAAGTGATTGGCATCAACCGCGGTAACCTTGGCTTCCTGACCGACCTTGACCCGGACAATGCCCAGCAGCAGTTGGCGGACGTTCTTGAGGGGCATTACATCACCGAACGCCGCTTCCTGCTCGAAGCACAGGTCTGCCAGCACGATACGCCCACACGCCTCAGTACGGCGATAAACGAAGTGGTGCTTCACCCAGGCAAAGTCGCGCACATGATTGAGTTCGAAGTGTATATCGACGAAATTTTTGCGTTTTCACAGCGTTCTGACGGACTGATTATCTCTACGCCGACCGGCTCAACCGCCTATTCGCTTTCAGCCGGAGGCCCGATTCTTACGCCTTCGCTGGATGCCATCACGTTGGTACCGATGTTTCCACACACGCTGTCTGCACGCCCGCTGGTGATCAACAGCAGCAGCACCATTCGCCTGCGTTTTTCCCACATGCGCAGCGACCTTGAAATCAGCTGTGACAGCCAAATTGCACTGCCTATACAGGAAGGTGAGGACGTGCTCATTCGCCGCTGCGACTATCACCTCAATCTGATTCACCCGAAAGACTACAGCTATTTCAACACATTAAGCTCGAAACTCGGCTGGTCGAAAAAATTGTTCTAA
- the grpE gene encoding nucleotide exchange factor GrpE, whose amino-acid sequence MSSKEQKTPNEQAPEDIVMDQHEEVEAVEGADVVDPRDEEIANLQAQLAEMKQREREIEPRHQADLANLRRRTEQDIEKAHKFALEKFVNELLPVIDSLDRALEVADKSNPDLAPMIEGIELTQKSMLDVVRKFGVEVVGETNVPFNPDVHQAIAMVESADVAPNNVLMVMQKGYTLNGRTIRAAMVSVAKA is encoded by the coding sequence ATGAGTAGTAAAGAACAGAAAACACCTAACGAGCAAGCCCCGGAAGATATCGTCATGGATCAGCACGAAGAAGTCGAGGCCGTAGAAGGTGCCGATGTCGTGGATCCGCGCGACGAAGAGATTGCAAATCTGCAGGCCCAACTGGCAGAAATGAAGCAGCGCGAGCGTGAAATTGAGCCTCGCCACCAGGCTGATTTAGCTAACCTGCGTCGCCGCACCGAACAGGATATCGAGAAAGCGCACAAGTTTGCCCTGGAGAAATTCGTGAACGAACTGCTGCCGGTTATCGACAGCCTGGATCGCGCGCTGGAAGTGGCCGACAAGTCCAATCCGGATTTAGCCCCAATGATCGAAGGCATTGAACTGACCCAGAAGTCCATGCTGGATGTGGTTCGCAAGTTCGGTGTGGAAGTGGTTGGCGAGACTAACGTGCCGTTTAACCCGGACGTGCACCAGGCCATTGCGATGGTTGAATCTGCCGACGTTGCGCCAAATAACGTGCTGATGGTGATGCAGAAAGGTTACACCCTGAATGGCCGTACTATTCGTGCCGCGATGGTTTCCGTAGCCAAAGCCTGA
- a CDS encoding RnfH family protein — protein sequence MSREIQVEVVYALPQKQYLRQVKLEEGSTVEQAIIASGLLELRDDIDLAKNKVGVYSRPVKLGDKVNDGDRVEIYRPLIADPKELRRQRAERSAQK from the coding sequence GTGTCGCGTGAGATTCAGGTTGAGGTGGTGTACGCCCTGCCGCAAAAACAGTATCTACGCCAGGTGAAGCTTGAAGAAGGCAGTACGGTTGAGCAGGCGATTATCGCCTCTGGCCTGCTTGAGCTTCGTGACGATATCGATCTGGCGAAAAACAAAGTCGGGGTTTATAGCCGCCCGGTAAAGCTGGGGGATAAAGTGAATGACGGCGATCGGGTTGAGATTTACCGGCCGCTGATTGCTGACCCTAAAGAGCTGCGCCGCCAGCGTGCGGAACGTTCAGCCCAGAAATAA
- a CDS encoding cytochrome C assembly family protein: MPVFAILALVAYSVSLALIIPGLLRKNSGWRRFAILSAAIALVSHALALEARFFTVDGGQNLSLLNVGSLVSLMICTVMTIVASRNRGWLLLPIVYAFALINLALATFMPNEFITHLEATPGMMVHIGLSLFAYATLIIAALYALQLAWIDYQLKNKKLAFSAEMPPLMVIERKMFHITQVGVVLLTLTLCTGLFYMKNLFSMENVDKAVLSILAWFVYVVLLWGHYHEGWRGRRVVWFNVAGAGILTLAYFGSRVLQQFVS; encoded by the coding sequence ATGCCCGTTTTCGCCATTCTTGCGCTTGTAGCCTACTCCGTCAGCCTCGCGCTGATCATTCCCGGTCTTCTGCGGAAGAACAGCGGATGGCGCCGCTTTGCCATTTTGTCCGCCGCTATTGCTCTGGTCAGCCATGCGCTGGCGCTGGAAGCACGCTTCTTCACCGTCGATGGCGGGCAAAACCTGAGCCTGCTGAACGTAGGCTCCCTCGTCAGCCTGATGATTTGTACGGTAATGACCATTGTTGCCTCCCGCAATCGTGGCTGGCTGCTGTTACCGATTGTTTACGCCTTTGCGCTGATAAATCTGGCCCTGGCGACCTTTATGCCCAACGAATTTATCACCCATCTTGAAGCCACACCGGGGATGATGGTGCATATTGGCCTGTCGCTCTTTGCCTATGCGACGCTGATCATTGCCGCACTGTACGCTTTGCAGCTGGCGTGGATTGACTATCAATTGAAGAACAAAAAACTGGCCTTCAGCGCAGAAATGCCGCCGCTGATGGTGATCGAACGTAAAATGTTCCATATCACCCAGGTGGGCGTTGTCCTGCTGACGTTGACGCTGTGCACCGGTCTCTTTTATATGAAAAACCTGTTCAGCATGGAAAACGTCGACAAAGCCGTGCTGTCCATTCTTGCCTGGTTTGTCTACGTCGTTCTGCTGTGGGGGCACTATCATGAAGGATGGCGCGGCCGTCGCGTGGTCTGGTTCAACGTTGCCGGGGCGGGCATTTTAACCCTCGCTTACTTTGGCAGCCGTGTCCTGCAGCAGTTCGTTAGCTAG
- the recN gene encoding DNA repair protein RecN yields MLAQLTISNFAIVRELEIDFHHGMTAITGETGAGKSIAIDALGLCLGGRAEADMVRSGANRADLCARFSLKDTPAALRWLEENQLEDGSECLLRRVISSDGRSRGFINGTAVPLSQLRDLGQLLIQIHGQHAHQLLLKPEHQKTLLDGYAGEQALTQQMAERYREWHQSCRTLAQHQQLAQERSARAELLHYQLKELNEFSPVAGEFELIDEEYKRLANSGQLLSTSQQALDVLADGEESNLQSQLYTVRHLMGELVGMDNKLSGVLDMLEEAAIQISEASDELRHYCDRLDLDPNRLYELEQRISRQISLARKHHITPEELPAFHQKLLDEQQLLDEQTGSLEELLQAVAQHHQQALAVAMALHQSRVKHANELCQLITESMHSLSMPHGKLAIDVDFNENHLTAEGADRIDFRVSTNPGQPLQPLAKVASGGELSRIALAIQVITARKMETPALIFDEVDVGISGPTAAVVGKLLRQLGESTQVMCVTHLPQVAGCGHHHFFVSKETDGEMTETHMQPLDKRSRLQELARLLGGSEVTRNTLANAKELLAA; encoded by the coding sequence ATGCTCGCTCAACTCACCATCAGTAACTTCGCTATCGTTCGTGAACTTGAAATAGACTTTCATCACGGGATGACGGCCATCACCGGGGAAACCGGTGCCGGTAAATCTATTGCCATAGATGCGCTGGGCCTGTGCCTGGGCGGTCGCGCAGAAGCGGATATGGTGCGTTCTGGGGCAAATCGCGCGGATCTCTGCGCCCGCTTTTCCCTGAAAGATACCCCGGCGGCGCTACGCTGGCTGGAAGAAAATCAGCTGGAAGACGGCAGTGAATGCCTGCTGCGCCGCGTCATCAGCAGCGATGGCCGCTCCCGCGGTTTCATCAACGGCACGGCTGTTCCCCTTTCCCAACTGCGCGATCTCGGGCAGTTGCTTATCCAGATTCACGGGCAGCATGCCCACCAGCTCCTGCTCAAGCCGGAGCATCAAAAAACGCTGCTGGACGGCTATGCCGGTGAACAGGCGCTGACCCAGCAAATGGCAGAGCGCTACCGTGAATGGCACCAAAGCTGCCGTACGCTGGCACAGCATCAGCAGCTTGCCCAGGAGCGGTCAGCCAGGGCCGAGCTGCTCCACTACCAGCTTAAAGAGCTGAATGAGTTTTCTCCCGTTGCCGGTGAATTTGAACTGATTGATGAAGAGTACAAGCGGCTTGCCAACAGCGGCCAACTGCTCTCCACCAGCCAGCAGGCGCTGGACGTCCTGGCCGACGGGGAAGAAAGCAATCTACAAAGTCAGCTGTATACCGTGCGCCACCTCATGGGTGAACTGGTGGGCATGGATAACAAGCTCTCTGGCGTGCTGGATATGCTGGAAGAAGCCGCGATTCAGATCTCCGAAGCCAGCGACGAACTGCGTCATTACTGCGATCGGTTGGATCTGGATCCAAACCGTCTGTACGAACTGGAACAGCGTATCTCCCGCCAGATCTCTCTGGCACGTAAGCACCACATCACGCCAGAAGAGCTACCGGCTTTCCACCAGAAGTTGCTAGATGAACAGCAGTTACTGGATGAGCAAACCGGGTCATTGGAAGAATTGCTGCAGGCCGTTGCCCAGCATCACCAGCAGGCGCTTGCCGTGGCGATGGCGCTTCACCAAAGCCGAGTCAAACATGCCAATGAACTGTGCCAGTTGATTACGGAAAGCATGCACTCGCTCTCCATGCCACACGGCAAGCTCGCCATAGACGTCGACTTTAACGAAAACCACCTGACCGCCGAAGGCGCTGACCGCATTGATTTCCGCGTCAGCACTAACCCTGGGCAGCCGCTTCAGCCTCTGGCAAAAGTCGCCTCGGGCGGTGAGCTTTCTCGCATCGCGCTGGCGATTCAGGTAATAACCGCCCGTAAAATGGAAACACCGGCGCTGATCTTCGATGAAGTCGACGTGGGGATCAGCGGTCCGACCGCCGCGGTTGTGGGCAAACTGTTACGTCAGTTGGGCGAATCTACCCAGGTGATGTGCGTCACCCACTTACCGCAGGTTGCCGGCTGTGGCCACCATCACTTCTTCGTCAGCAAAGAAACCGACGGTGAAATGACCGAAACCCATATGCAGCCCCTGGATAAACGTTCTCGTCTGCAGGAGCTTGCCCGTCTTCTCGGCGGCAGTGAAGTGACCCGCAACACGCTGGCGAATGCCAAAGAGCTGCTGGCCGCCTGA
- the smpB gene encoding SsrA-binding protein SmpB produces MTKKKAHKPGSATIALNKRARHEYFIEDEIEAGLALQGWEVKSLRAGKANIGDSYVIFKDGEAYLFGANFTPLTVASSHVVCDPTRTRKLLLNQRELDNLFGSVSRDGYTIVALSLYWKNAWCKVKIGVAKGKKQHDKRSDAKDREWAVDKARIMKNAGR; encoded by the coding sequence ATGACTAAGAAAAAAGCACACAAACCAGGCTCAGCCACCATTGCGCTTAACAAGCGTGCCCGCCACGAATACTTTATCGAAGATGAGATTGAAGCGGGCCTCGCGCTGCAAGGCTGGGAAGTAAAATCATTACGTGCCGGGAAGGCAAACATCGGCGACAGCTACGTCATCTTTAAAGATGGCGAAGCGTATTTGTTTGGCGCCAACTTCACGCCGCTGACCGTCGCCTCCAGCCACGTCGTCTGCGATCCTACCCGCACCCGCAAGCTGCTGCTAAACCAGCGCGAGCTGGACAACCTGTTCGGTAGCGTCAGCCGCGACGGTTATACCATCGTCGCCCTGTCCCTCTACTGGAAAAACGCCTGGTGCAAAGTGAAAATCGGCGTAGCGAAAGGTAAGAAGCAGCATGATAAGCGTTCTGATGCGAAGGATCGTGAATGGGCCGTAGATAAAGCCCGCATCATGAAAAACGCGGGTCGTTAA